From Vitis vinifera cultivar Pinot Noir 40024 chromosome 3, ASM3070453v1, the proteins below share one genomic window:
- the LOC109122367 gene encoding uncharacterized protein LOC109122367, which yields MAIHFQRIIPAKQILRRILPSAESTNVPKGHVPVYVGETQKKRFVIPISYLKHPSFQNLLSQAAEEFGFDHPLGGFRVYENSNKLQTCTTEVMGFGLPGMFAAKQGAESKNVPKGYFAVYVGEAQKKRFVVPISYLKNPSFQNLLSQAEEEFGFNHPMGGLTIPCTEEAFIDVTSGLNSS from the exons ATGGCCATCCACTTTCAGAGGATTATTCCTGCCAAGCAGATCCTGAGACGCATTCTTCCATCTGCAGAGTCCACAAATGTGCCCAAAGGCCATGTTCCTGTCTATGTTGGAGAGACTCAAAAGAAGAGATTTGTGATTCCAATTTCATACTTGAAGCATCCTTCATTCCAGAACTTGCTAAGCCAGGCTGCGGAAGAGTTCGGGTTTGACCATCCCCTAG GTGGTTTCCGTGTTTATGAGAACTCCAACAAGCTTCAGACATGTACCACAG AAGTCATGGGTTTTGGTTTGCCTGGGATGTTTGCTGCTAAGCAGGGTGCAGAATCCAAAAATGTGCCAAAAGGCTATTTTGCTGTTTATGTGGGAGAAGCCCAGAAGAAGAGGTTTGTGGTTCCAATCTCATACTTGAAGAACCCTTCATTCCAGAACTTGTTGAGTCAGGCTGAAGAAGAGTTCGGGTTCAATCATCCAATGGGAGGTCTCACAATCCCATGCACAGAAGAGGCCTTCATTGATGTTACCAGTGGTTTGAACAGCTCataa
- the LOC100252008 gene encoding uncharacterized protein LOC100252008, with protein sequence MAIRFQRIIPAKQILRRILPSPESTNVPKGHVPVYVGEAQKKRFVIPISYLKHPSFQNLLSQAEEEFGFDHPLGGLTIPCREEAFIDLTCMYASFMDYVLLVVCVYKNSNKLQTCTTEVMGFGLPGMFAAKQGAESKNVPKGYFAVYVGEAQKKRFVVPISYLKNPSFQNLLSQAEEEFGFNHPMGALTIPCTEEAFIDVTSGLNSS encoded by the exons ATGGCCATCCGATTTCAGAGGATTATCCCTGCAAAGCAGATCCTGAGGCGCATTCTTCCATCTCCAGAGTCTACAAATGTGCCTAAAGGTCATGTTCCTGTCTATGTTGGGGAAGCTCAAAAGAAGAGATTTGTGATTCCAATTTCATACTTGAAGCATCCTTCATTCCAGAACTTGCTAAGTCAGGCTGAGGAAGAGTTCGGGTTTGATCATCCACTGGGTGGTCTCACAATCCCATGCAGAGAAGAAGCCTTCATTGATCTAACTTGCA TGTATGCTAGTTTCATGGACTATGTATTGCTAGTAGTTTGTGTTTATAAGAACTCCAACAAGCTTCAGACATGTACCACAG AAGTCATGGGTTTTGGTTTGCCTGGGATGTTTGCTGCTAAGCAGGGTGCAGAATCCAAAAATGTGCCAAAAGGCTATTTTGCTGTTTATGTGGGAGAAGCCCAGAAGAAGAGGTTTGTGGTTCCAATCTCATACTTGAAGAACCCTTCATTCCAGAACTTGTTGAGTCAGGCTGAAGAAGAGTTCGGGTTCAATCATCCAATGGGAGCTCTCACAATCCCATGCACAGAAGAGGCCTTCATTGATGTTACCAGTGGTTTGAACAGCTCataa